From the genome of Bubalus bubalis isolate 160015118507 breed Murrah chromosome 2, NDDB_SH_1, whole genome shotgun sequence, one region includes:
- the SF3B1 gene encoding splicing factor 3B subunit 1 isoform X3, giving the protein MAKIAKTHEDIEAQIREIQGKKAALDEAQGVGLDSTGYYDQEIYGGSDSRFAGYVTSIAATELEDDDDDYSSSTSLLGQKKPGYHAPVALLNDIPQSTEQYDPFAEHRPPKIADREDEYKKHRRTMIISPERLDPFADGGKTPDPKMNARTYMDVMREQHLTKEEREIRQQLAEKAKAGELKVVNGAAASQPPSKRKRRWDQTADQTPGATPKKLSSWDQAETPGHTPSLRWDETPGRAKGSETPGATPGSKIWDPTPSHTPAGAATPGRGDTPGHATPGHGGATSSARKNRWDETPKTERDTPGHGSGWAETPRTDRGGDSIGETPTPGASKRKSRWDETPASQMGGSTPVLTPGKTPIGTPAMNMATPTPGHIMSMTPEQLQAWRWEREIDERNRPLSDEELDAMFPEGYKVLPPPAGYVPIRTPARKLTATPTPLGGMTGFHMQTEDRTMKNVNDQPSGNLPFLKPDDIQYFDKLLVDVDESTLSPEEQKERKIMKLLLKIKNGTPPMRKAALRQITDKAREFGAGPLFNQILPLLMSPTLEDQERHLLVKVIDRILYKLDDLVRPYVHKILVVIEPLLIDEDYYARVEGREIISNLAKAAGLATMISTMRPDIDNMDEYVRNTTARAFAVVASALGIPSLLPFLKAVCKSKKSWQARHTGIKIVQQIAILMGCAILPHLRSLVEIIEHGLVDEQQKVRTISALAIAALAEAATPYGIESFDSVLKPLWKGIRQHRGKGLAAFLKAIGYLIPLMDAEYANYYTREVMLILIREFQSPDEEMKKIVLKVVKQCCGTDGVEANYIKTEILPPFFKHFWQHRMALDRRNYRQLVDTTVELANKVGAAEIISRIVDDLKDEAEQYRKMVMETIEKIMGNLGAADIDHKLEEQLIDGILYAFQEQTTEDSVMLNGFGTVVNALGKRVKPYLPQICGTVLWRLNNKSAKVRQQAADLISRTAVVMKTCQEEKLMGHLGVVLYEYLGEEYPEVLGSILGALKAIVNVIGELNMCLQENG; this is encoded by the exons aTATTGAAGCACAGATCCGAGAAATTCAAGGCAAGAAGGCAGCTCTTGATGAAGCTCAAGGAGTGGGCCTTGATTCTACGGGTTATTATGACCAGGAAATTTACGGTGGAAGTGACAGCAGGTTTGCTGGATATGTGACATCAATTGCTGCAACTGAACTTGAAGAT GATGACGATGACTACTCATCATCTACAAGTTTGCTTGGTCAGAAGAAGCCAGGATATCATGCCCCTGTGGCATTGCTTAATGATATACCACAGTCAACAGAAcag TATGATCCATTTGCTGAGCATCGACCTCCGAAGATTGCAGATCGGGAAGATGAATACAAAAAGCACAGGCGGACCATGATAATTTCCCCTGAGCGTCTTGATCCTTTTGCAGATG GAGGGAAGACCCCTGATCCTAAAATGAATGCTAGGACTTACATGGATGTAATGCGAGAACAGCATTTAACTAAAGAAGAG aGAGAAATTAGGCAACAGCTAGCAGAAAAAGCTAAGGCTGGAGAACTAAAAGTCGTCAATGGAGCAGCAGCATCCCAGCCTCCCTCAAAACGGAAACGACGTTGGGATCAAACAGCTGATCAGACTCCTGGTGCCACTCCAAAAAAGCTATCAAGTTGGGATCAAGCAGag ACCCCTGGACATACCCCTTCCTTAAGATGGGATGAAACACCAGGTCGTGCAAAGGGAAGTGAAACTCCTGGAGCAACCCCAGGCTCAAAAATATGGGATCCTACCCCTAGTCACACACCTGCGGGAGCTGCTACTCCTGGACGAGGCGATACACCAGGCCACGCAACACCAGGCCATGGAGGCGCAACTTCCAGTGCTCGTAAAAACAGATGGGATGAGACCCCCAAAACAGAAAGAG atactCCTGGGCATGGAAGTGGATGGGCTGAGACTCCTCGAACAGATCGAGGTGGAGATTCCATTGGTGAaacgccaactcctggagccagTAAAAGAAAGTCACGTTGGGATGAAACACCAGCTAGTCAGATGGGTGGAAGCACTCCTGTTCTGACCCCTGGAAAGACACCAATTGGCACGCCAGCCATGAACATGGCCACCCCTACTCCAG GTCATATAATGAGTATGACTCCTGAGCAGCTTCAGGCTTGGCGGTGGGAGCGAGAAATTGATGAGAGAAATCGCCCGTTGTCTGATGAAGAATTAGATGCTATGTTCCCAGAAGGATATAAG GTACTTCCCCCTCCAGCTGGATATGTTCCTATTCGAACTCCAGCTCGAAAGCTGACAGCAACTCCAACACCTTTGGGTGGTATGACAGGTTTCCACATGCAAACAGAAGATAGAACTATGAAAAACGTTAATGACCAACCATCTGGaaatcttccatttttaaaacctgaTGATATTCAGTACTTTGATAAACTTTTG GTTGATGTCGATGAATCAACTCTTAGTCCAGAAgagcaaaaagagagaaaaataatgaagttgcttttaaaaattaagaatggaACACCTCCTATGAGAAAG GCTGCATTGCGTCAGATTACTGATAAAGCTCGTGAATTTGGAGCTGGTCCTTTGTTTAATCAGATTCTTCCTCTGCTGATGTCACCTACACTTGAGGATCAAGAGCGTCATTTACTTGTGAAAGTTATTGATAGAATATTATACAAACTTGATGACTTAGTTCGACCATATGTACACAAG ATCCTAGTGGTCATTGAACCATTGTTGATTGATGAAGATTACTACGCTCGAGTGGAAGGCAGAGAGATTATTTCTAATTTGGCAAAG GCTGCTGGACTGGCTACTATGATCTCTACCATGAGACCTGATATAGATAACATGGATGAGTATGTCCGTAACACAACAGCTAGAGCTTTTGCTGTTGTAGCCTCTGCTCTGGGCATTCCTTCATTATTGCCTTTCTTAAAAGCTGTGTGCAAAAGCAAGAAGTCCTGGCAAGCGAGACACACTGGTATAAAGATTGTACAGCAGATAGCTATTCTCATGGGCTGTGCCATCTTGCCACATCTCAGAAGTTTAGTTGAAATCATTGAACATG GTCTTGTGGATGAGCAGCAAAAAGTTCGGACCATTAGTGCTTTGGCCATTGCTGCCTTGGCTGAAGCAGCAACCCCTTATGGTATTGAATCTTTCGATTCTGTGTTAAAGCCTCTATGGAAGGGTATCCGCCAACACAGAGGAAAG ggtcTTGCGGCTTTCTTAAAGGCTATTGGGTATCTTATTCCTCTTATGGATGCAGAATATGCCAACTACTATACTAGAGAAGTGATGTTAATTCTTATTCGAGAATTCCAGTCTCctgatgaagaaatgaagaaaattgtGCTAAAG GTGGTAAAGCAGTGTTGTGGAACAGATGGTGTAGAAGCAAACTACATTAAAACAGAGatccttcctcccttttttaaacacttttggCAACATAGAATGGCTTTGGATAGAAGAAATTACCGACAG TTAGTTGATACTACTGTGGAGTTGGCAAACAAAGTAGGTGCAGCAGAAATTATATCCAGGATTGTGGATGAtctaaaagatgaagctgaacAGTACAGAAAAATGGTTATGGAGACAATTGAGAAAATTATGGGCAACTTGGGAGCAGCAGATATTGATCATAAACTTGAAGAACAACTGATTGATGGTATTCTTTATGCTTTCCAAGAACAGACTACAGAG gaCTCAGTAATGTTGAACGGCTTTGGTACAGTGGTCAATGCTCTCGGCAAACGAGTCAAACCTTACTTGCCTCAGATCTGTGGTACAGTTTTGTGGCGTTTAAATAACAAATCAGCAAAAGTTAGGCAGCAGGCAGCTGACTTGATCTCTCGAACAGCTGTTGTCATGAAGACTTGTCAAGAG gaaaaattgaTGGGGCATTTGGGTGTTGTTTTGTATGAGTACTTGGGTGAAGAGTACCCTGAAGTTTTGGGCAGCATTCTTGGAGCACTGAAGGCCATTGTAAATGTAATAG ggGAGCTGAATATGTGTCTGCAAGAGAATGGATGA
- the SF3B1 gene encoding splicing factor 3B subunit 1 isoform X4: MAKIAKTHEDIEAQIREIQGKKAALDEAQGVGLDSTGYYDQEIYGGSDSRFAGYVTSIAATELEDDDDDYSSSTSLLGQKKPGYHAPVALLNDIPQSTEQYDPFAEHRPPKIADREDEYKKHRRTMIISPERLDPFADGFYSAA; the protein is encoded by the exons aTATTGAAGCACAGATCCGAGAAATTCAAGGCAAGAAGGCAGCTCTTGATGAAGCTCAAGGAGTGGGCCTTGATTCTACGGGTTATTATGACCAGGAAATTTACGGTGGAAGTGACAGCAGGTTTGCTGGATATGTGACATCAATTGCTGCAACTGAACTTGAAGAT GATGACGATGACTACTCATCATCTACAAGTTTGCTTGGTCAGAAGAAGCCAGGATATCATGCCCCTGTGGCATTGCTTAATGATATACCACAGTCAACAGAAcag TATGATCCATTTGCTGAGCATCGACCTCCGAAGATTGCAGATCGGGAAGATGAATACAAAAAGCACAGGCGGACCATGATAATTTCCCCTGAGCGTCTTGATCCTTTTGCAGATG GCTTCTATTCTGCTGCTTGA